In Apus apus isolate bApuApu2 unplaced genomic scaffold, bApuApu2.pri.cur manual_scaffold_34_ctg1, whole genome shotgun sequence, one genomic interval encodes:
- the LOC127396212 gene encoding olfactory receptor 14J1-like has translation MSNSSSISQFLLLAFADRRELQLLHFWLFLGIYLAALLGNGLIITTIAWDHHLHTPMYFFLLNLSLLDLGCISTTLPKAMANSLWDTRAISYSACAAQLLFFVFFLSAEWSLLTIMCYDRYVAICRPLHYGTLLGSRACVHMAAAAWASGFLNALLHTASTFSLPLCQGNALGQFFCEIPQILKLSCSHSYLRELGLIVISVLLAFGCFVFMVVSYVQIFRAVLRIPSQQGRHKAFSTCLPHLSVVSLFISTAIFAYLKPPSISSPSLDLVVAVLYSVVPPAVNPLIYSMRNQELKDALRKVISSLFKSERFKASFQK, from the coding sequence atgtccaacagcagctccatcagccagttcctcctcctggcattcgcagacaggcgggagctgcagctcctgcacttctggctcttcctgggcatctacctggctgccctcctgggcaacggcctcatcatcaccaccatcgcctgggaccaccacctccacacccccatgtacttcttcctgctcaacctctccctcctcgacctgggctgcatctccaccaccctccccaaagccatggccaattccctctgggacaccagggccatctcctactcagcatgtgctgcacagctcttgttctttgtcttcttcctctcagcagagtggtcccttctcaccatcatgtgctatgaccgctacgtggccatctgcagacccctgcactacgggaccctcctgggcagcagagcttgtgtccacatggcagcagctgcctgggcctctgggtttctcaatgctctgctgcacacagccagtacattttcactgcccctctgccagggcaatgccctgggacagttcttctgtgaaatcccccagatcctcaagctctcctgctcacactcctacctcagggaacttgGGCTTATTGTGATTAGTGTTTTGTTAGcatttggctgttttgtcttcatggtggtgtcctatgtgcagatcttcagggctgtgctgaggatcccctctcagcagggaaggcacaaagccttttccacctgcctccctcacctgtCTGTGGTTTCCCTGTTCATCAGCACTGCCATctttgcctacctgaagcccccctccatctcctccccatccctggacctggtggtggctgttctgtactcagtggtgcctccagcagtgaaccccctcatctacagcatgaggaaccaggagctcaaGGACGCCCTcaggaaagtgatttcttcattgttcaAGAGTGAGAGATTTAAAGCCTCTTTCCAGAAGTGA